A genomic segment from Montipora foliosa isolate CH-2021 chromosome 9, ASM3666993v2, whole genome shotgun sequence encodes:
- the LOC137969373 gene encoding adiponectin receptor protein 1-like, whose translation MAELRKRRTKMSETIAINPEQDDGTCLVPKSFDNSRDSLKQTESNDDQDSSTLEQRTNDKAALECLASVDATVDNEDFQSDSSNSIVCESSEKQGTEEDKNKENGVTDVEDEEKSESDGEYEHEEDDEQTATCSLLGLEQAKVLIVKGEENLHVMFQSVKGNVHDTAVRLKGSMHDAAEKVQDNMHEASEKMQEMLKSTKENVTDAAEKVQVILKTAKDNVQESMHDAADKAEKISRKAIYLARSGWYLLSHIELPDWLRDNDFLSHHHRPPMPSFRSCFKSIFKIHSETGNIWTHLIGFVAFICVMFYMFLRPITTSNPFPKGWQEKLVFGAFFAGAILCLGFSWVFHTVYCHSCKVSKVFSRLDYSGIALLIMGSFVPPLYYGFYCSRALKIAYMSVVCSLGVMCTIVSLWSKFNTPKYRILRAGLFLTFGCSGVVPAIHFMVAYGVTLAHRQASVGWMALMGVLYILGAIMYATRIPERWFPGKCDIWFQSHQIFHVLVVAAAFVHLYGICQMAYYRFHHAAVCE comes from the exons ATGGCCGAGCTCCGCAAGAGAAGGACAAAAATGAGCGAAACAATAGCGATAAATCCCGAACAAGATGATGGTACTTGTTTGGTTCCCAAGAGCTTTGATAACAGTCGTGATTCCCTTAAACAAACTGAGTCAAACGATGATCAAGACTCTTCAACATTAGAACAAAGAACAAACGATAAAGCAGCTTTAGAATGTTTGGCGAGTGTCGACGCAACAGTTGACAATGAAGATTTTCAAAGCGACAGTTCGAACAGCATAGTGTGTGAAAGTTCCGAAAAGCAAGGTACAGAGGAagacaaaaacaaggaaaatggCGTTACCGACGTCGAAGATGAAGAGAAAAGTGAAAGTGATGGCGAGTATGAGCACGAAGAAGACGACGAACAGACGGCAACATGTTCCCTTCTTGGTTTAGAGCAAGCCAAG GTCTTGATTGTGAAAGGAGAAGAGAACTTGCATGTTATGTTCCAAAGTGTCAAAGGGAATGTACATGATACGGCTGTGAGACTCAAGGGAAGCATGCATGATGCTGCAGAAAAGGTGCAAGACAACATGCACGAGGCTTCAGAGAAAATGCAAGAGATGCTTAAATCAACAAAAGAGAATGTGACAGATGCTGCTGAAAAAGTGCAAGTTATCTTAAAAACTGCAAAAGATAATGTACAAGAAAGCATGCATGATGCTGCAGATAAAGCAGAGAAGATCTCAAGAAAGGCAATATACTTGGCTCGTTCAGGATGGTATCTCCTCTCTCATATTGAACTTCCAGACTGGCTTCGCGACAATGACTTTCTATCACATCACCATCGACCTCCAATGCCGTCATTCAGGTCTTGCTTTAAgagcatttttaaaattcactcAGAGACTGGAAATATATGGACTCACTTAATTGGCTTTGTTGCTTTCATTTGTGTCATGTTTTACATGTTTTTGCGGCCCATCACCACATCAAATCCATTTCCTAAAGGCTGGCAGGAGAAGCTTGTATTTGGTGCTTTCTTTGCGGGTGCAATCTTATGCCTTGGATTTTCGTGGGTCTTCCACACTGTTTACTGCCACTCTTGCAAGGTTTCCAAAGTGTTCAGTAG GCTTGATTATTCTGGGATTGCATTGTTAATCATGGGATCTTTTGTACCTCCACTCTATTATGGATTCTACTGCTCAAGAGCTCTGAAGATTGCTTACATGTCAGTTGTCTGTTCCCTGGGTGTTATGTGCACTATTGTTTCATTGTGGAGCAAATTTAACACACCCAAGTACCGAATACTCAGAGCTG GTTTGTTCCTTACATTCGGTTGCTCTGGTGTAGTTCCTGCTATTCACTTCATGGTGGCTTATGGTGTCACACTCGCTCACCGTCAGGCATCTGTAGGGTGGATGGCACTAATGGGTGTCTTGTACATTCTTGGTGCTATTATGTATGCCACGAGAATTCCAGAGAGGTGGTTTCCTGGCAAGTGTGACATCTGG TTCCAAAGCCATCAAATCTTCCATGTGCTTGTGGTTGCAGCAGCCTTTGTTCATCTCTATGGAATTTGTCAAATGGCTTATTATCGTTTTCATCATGCAGCCGTGTGTGAATAG